From Paenibacillus polymyxa, the proteins below share one genomic window:
- a CDS encoding xanthine phosphoribosyltransferase codes for MKALEERIRQEGQILSDTVLKVDSFLNHQVDTALALEIGKEFARLFGSAPITKVLTIEASGIQFAMATAIALGVPFIYAKKKKAITLNEQVYFAEVHSFTRQETYQVSISQKYLDASDHVLIVDDFLATGAALVGLTDIVKEAGAELAGVGCVIEKSFQEGRGLLEQRGIAVRSLARIASMAPGEVHFIEEAGTVIPPVKENVGC; via the coding sequence ATGAAAGCTTTGGAAGAACGTATTCGTCAAGAGGGACAAATTTTATCCGATACGGTGTTAAAGGTAGATTCATTTTTGAACCATCAGGTGGATACAGCATTAGCATTGGAGATTGGTAAGGAGTTCGCACGTCTGTTCGGCAGTGCTCCAATTACCAAGGTGCTTACTATTGAAGCTAGTGGTATTCAATTTGCTATGGCCACTGCTATTGCTTTGGGAGTACCGTTCATTTATGCGAAGAAAAAGAAGGCGATCACGCTGAATGAACAGGTATACTTTGCAGAGGTTCATTCGTTCACTCGGCAGGAAACCTATCAGGTGAGCATTTCCCAAAAATATCTCGATGCCAGCGACCATGTGCTGATCGTGGATGATTTTTTGGCTACTGGCGCAGCTTTGGTCGGACTTACCGATATTGTGAAGGAAGCAGGAGCAGAGCTGGCCGGAGTTGGCTGCGTAATTGAAAAGAGCTTTCAGGAAGGCCGTGGACTGTTGGAGCAAAGAGGCATTGCCGTACGTTCTCTGGCGCGTATCGCTTCCATGGCACCGGGCGAAGTTCATTTTATAGAGGAAGCTGGCACGGTAATTCCTCCCGTTAAGGAGAATGTGGGATGTTAA
- a CDS encoding ABC transporter substrate-binding protein has product MIGNRNRRSWFICTGLLLLMAVMTLSGCGAATKTEDSSGKGENTSAQQTQADKKLVMAYTWKPSGVDPHGDNSWDVMRSGAGETLIRLNEKLEPVAWLAKEWKHDSPNVWSFSVQDKVTFHNGKSMDAVSVKASLLRSIEKSHLAKDLLDVKSIDVTGPLTLKITTNQPNAALVSNLADPSTIVLDVASMKDEQSYPAMTGAFKIKAFNKDQSLVVERYDGYWGEKARLAEATMKFITDGNSRLMALQSGEVDVATDIPVDNAEVLKKNDKLQVLSAPSLRTHMIVYNMESPVFKDATNRKVVDSLIPRASIVSAVMRGFGTEASSPFPSILPFGKIERKALDGTTEQLLTKDGWQKDAQGTWTKQGKPFEVTLLTFPQRPELSVMAEVIQSQLLNEGIQVKIRKVENIDEALTKNDWDFAMYSMLTAHTGEPQYFMDMFYSSTSEANVSRYASKPLENILHSLKLAKDTAQRNAVTLQALDIINTDLPQSFIVHPDNVFGVKKGVKGFTPHPIEYYYITAQSDIAE; this is encoded by the coding sequence ATGATAGGCAATCGTAATAGGCGTTCATGGTTCATATGTACAGGATTGCTGCTGCTGATGGCAGTTATGACTCTTTCGGGATGTGGCGCAGCCACGAAGACGGAGGATAGCTCGGGCAAGGGTGAGAACACGTCTGCACAACAGACTCAAGCAGATAAAAAGCTGGTGATGGCGTATACGTGGAAACCGTCAGGCGTCGATCCGCATGGAGATAATAGCTGGGATGTGATGCGTTCCGGTGCCGGTGAGACACTCATTCGTTTGAATGAAAAACTGGAACCTGTAGCTTGGCTAGCCAAGGAATGGAAGCATGATAGTCCTAATGTGTGGTCGTTCAGCGTGCAGGATAAGGTCACGTTTCATAATGGAAAGAGCATGGATGCAGTAAGTGTAAAAGCATCTTTGCTGCGCTCAATCGAAAAAAGCCATCTGGCGAAGGATTTACTGGATGTGAAGTCCATTGATGTAACTGGTCCGCTGACGCTGAAAATTACGACAAACCAGCCGAATGCAGCGCTGGTATCCAATTTGGCTGATCCGTCAACGATTGTACTGGATGTGGCATCCATGAAAGATGAGCAGAGCTACCCTGCAATGACAGGTGCTTTTAAAATCAAAGCCTTCAACAAGGATCAATCCTTGGTCGTCGAGCGTTATGACGGATACTGGGGCGAAAAGGCGCGCTTGGCCGAAGCGACGATGAAATTCATTACGGACGGTAATTCGCGCCTGATGGCGTTGCAATCTGGTGAGGTGGATGTAGCGACGGATATTCCGGTAGATAACGCAGAGGTATTAAAAAAGAACGACAAGCTACAAGTGCTGTCGGCTCCATCCTTGCGCACCCATATGATTGTGTACAACATGGAATCACCTGTGTTCAAGGATGCAACCAACCGTAAGGTGGTGGACAGTCTGATTCCGCGCGCGTCCATTGTGAGCGCCGTCATGAGAGGCTTCGGTACGGAAGCAAGCAGCCCGTTTCCGAGCATTCTTCCCTTCGGTAAGATTGAGCGTAAAGCATTGGACGGAACGACGGAGCAGTTGTTGACGAAGGATGGCTGGCAGAAGGATGCCCAAGGTACGTGGACCAAGCAGGGTAAGCCATTCGAGGTTACGCTGCTGACCTTCCCTCAGCGTCCAGAGCTATCCGTCATGGCTGAGGTGATTCAGAGCCAATTGCTGAATGAGGGAATCCAGGTCAAGATTCGCAAGGTGGAAAATATCGACGAGGCATTGACCAAAAATGATTGGGATTTTGCTATGTACAGCATGCTCACGGCCCATACAGGGGAGCCGCAGTATTTTATGGACATGTTCTACTCTTCTACAAGTGAAGCGAATGTAAGCCGTTATGCTTCCAAACCGCTGGAGAATATTCTTCACAGCCTGAAGTTGGCAAAGGATACCGCACAGCGTAATGCGGTAACACTGCAAGCGCTGGATATCATCAATACAGATTTGCCGCAGTCGTTCATTGTGCACCCTGACAATGTGTTTGGTGTGAAAAAAGGAGTAAAGGGCTTTACACCGCATCCGATCGAGTATTACTACATTACAGCGCAATCCGATATTGCGGAATAA
- the rhaA gene encoding L-rhamnose isomerase: MNEAIEASYNEAKKLYARHGIQVDDVLRKLSQIKISLHCWQGDDVQGFLFKDKQLSGGIAVTGSYPGRAGTPDELRQDLEKALSLIPGKHKVNLHAIYADTTEQVDLDQLEPRHFQNWVEWAKQQGLGLDFNPTLFSHPKAEDGFTLSHKDPGIRDFWITHCKKSRRIAEYFGKELGQPCVTNHWMPDGYKDTPVDRLAPRERLRDALDEIFSEEISEDYNIDAVESKLFGISSESYVVGSHEFYMGYALTRGKSICLDSGHFHPTEVISNKLSSVLMFTDQLLLHVSRPVRWDSDHVVTMDDELLDIARELVRGELLSRTHIGLDFFDGSINHVAAWVIGTRNTIKALLRAMLEPIEELKKAEEERDFTTRLALVEEFKSYPFGAVWDYYCAQNGVPVREEWLTEAKNYEQRVLLKR; encoded by the coding sequence ATGAACGAAGCCATTGAAGCGAGTTATAACGAAGCGAAAAAGCTGTATGCCCGCCACGGTATTCAGGTGGATGACGTTTTACGGAAGCTCTCACAAATCAAAATATCACTGCACTGCTGGCAGGGAGACGATGTGCAAGGATTCCTGTTCAAAGATAAACAGCTTAGCGGGGGAATTGCCGTAACAGGTAGCTACCCGGGCAGAGCAGGTACGCCAGATGAACTACGTCAGGACTTGGAAAAAGCCCTATCGCTCATCCCCGGTAAACACAAGGTTAATCTGCATGCGATCTATGCAGATACTACAGAACAAGTAGATTTGGATCAACTGGAGCCACGCCATTTTCAGAACTGGGTAGAGTGGGCCAAACAGCAAGGGCTTGGACTTGATTTTAATCCGACCCTATTCTCCCACCCTAAAGCGGAAGACGGCTTCACCCTAAGCCACAAGGACCCGGGAATTCGCGATTTCTGGATCACACACTGTAAGAAATCACGCAGAATTGCAGAATATTTTGGAAAGGAACTCGGTCAGCCTTGTGTCACAAATCACTGGATGCCGGATGGTTACAAGGATACCCCGGTGGATCGCTTGGCTCCAAGAGAACGTCTGCGGGATGCTCTGGACGAGATTTTCAGCGAGGAAATTAGTGAAGATTACAACATCGATGCAGTCGAAAGTAAACTGTTCGGCATCAGTTCGGAAAGCTATGTCGTCGGCTCTCATGAGTTCTATATGGGTTACGCCCTGACACGGGGGAAATCTATCTGTCTCGATTCTGGTCACTTCCACCCGACAGAAGTCATTTCGAACAAACTGTCCTCTGTGCTGATGTTCACCGATCAATTATTGCTACACGTCAGCAGACCTGTTCGTTGGGATAGCGATCATGTCGTGACGATGGACGACGAATTGCTGGACATTGCCCGTGAGCTCGTTCGCGGTGAGCTGCTTTCCCGCACTCATATCGGCCTTGATTTCTTTGATGGCAGTATCAACCACGTGGCTGCATGGGTCATTGGAACACGCAACACCATCAAAGCGTTGCTTCGCGCCATGCTGGAGCCGATTGAGGAACTGAAAAAAGCCGAAGAGGAAAGAGACTTCACTACGCGACTTGCCCTGGTCGAAGAGTTTAAATCCTATCCGTTTGGGGCTGTATGGGATTACTATTGCGCTCAAAACGGCGTTCCTGTTCGTGAGGAATGGCTAACCGAGGCTAAAAACTATGAACAACGAGTCCTGCTGAAACGGTAA
- a CDS encoding ABC transporter ATP-binding protein: MILELKNVTKAYPVRRRRNGWFNTRRGEQQAIKKVSLELRQGECLGLVGESGSGKSTLAQCILGLESLTSGEIWLNQQPIHTGRMKDIHLYKRIQLVTQDSASSLHPRMTIRDILMEPICNYFPERKVRALDICLSLLESVGLEADSLKKYPAQLSGGQKQRVCIARALAVEPEIILFDESVANLDTTTQSSVLNMLKRMQLERQLSYLFITHDLQSTRTFCDRVAVMVQGEIVEIFEDWDEELVKHEYTRTLFQTLAD, encoded by the coding sequence GTGATATTGGAATTGAAGAACGTCACCAAAGCTTATCCTGTCCGCAGACGAAGAAATGGCTGGTTCAACACGAGACGGGGTGAGCAACAGGCAATAAAGAAAGTGAGCCTGGAATTACGACAGGGAGAATGCCTTGGACTGGTTGGAGAAAGCGGAAGTGGCAAAAGCACGCTGGCACAGTGTATCCTGGGGCTAGAGTCGTTGACCTCGGGGGAAATCTGGCTGAATCAGCAGCCCATACATACCGGAAGGATGAAAGATATTCATCTGTACAAACGAATTCAGTTAGTCACGCAGGACTCGGCCTCCTCACTGCATCCCCGTATGACCATTCGAGATATTCTGATGGAGCCGATCTGCAACTATTTTCCTGAGCGAAAAGTGAGGGCACTGGATATCTGCCTTTCCTTACTGGAATCGGTAGGGTTAGAGGCTGACAGTCTGAAAAAATACCCTGCGCAGCTAAGCGGTGGACAAAAACAGCGGGTGTGCATTGCTCGGGCGTTGGCCGTTGAACCAGAAATCATCCTGTTCGATGAATCCGTTGCCAATCTGGATACGACAACCCAGTCCTCCGTGCTGAACATGCTCAAAAGAATGCAGCTCGAACGTCAGTTGTCCTATCTTTTCATCACCCATGATCTTCAATCCACCCGTACGTTCTGTGATCGTGTTGCCGTCATGGTTCAGGGAGAGATCGTGGAAATATTTGAGGATTGGGATGAAGAGCTAGTGAAGCATGAATACACGCGTACTCTATTTCAAACGTTGGCGGATTAA
- a CDS encoding ABC transporter ATP-binding protein — protein MGKRPVIGWKDTIERAYVQKPLLHVEHLEISRTGAGASGSESNPLLRDVNFSVYPGEIVALTGPSGCGKSLTAHAIAGMLDPSVGVTQGCIYYNGEDIIPFHEQRWQRLRREDIALLIQQSLSGLNPIRTVRAQLTDTLRLHRRRQMHSQKEQGQADLAPSHTASQQTHRRQGVMSRMRQMLNRATELAGGRTTPGQEAYLCSLLRKVGFADPEYILSSYPFELSGGMCQRVLLAAMLSSGPRLFIADEPTTALDVINRDKVLSLLLQLREDFELTILLISHDRQGMSRVADRVLEMTPEGRMQP, from the coding sequence GTGGGAAAACGACCAGTCATAGGGTGGAAGGATACGATAGAGCGAGCTTACGTACAAAAACCGTTGTTACACGTGGAACATTTGGAGATTAGTCGTACAGGTGCAGGAGCAAGCGGAAGCGAGAGCAATCCGCTACTGCGAGATGTGAACTTTTCCGTCTACCCAGGGGAAATTGTGGCTCTGACTGGACCAAGTGGATGTGGCAAGAGCCTGACCGCACACGCAATCGCGGGTATGCTGGACCCAAGTGTTGGTGTTACACAAGGTTGCATCTACTATAACGGGGAAGACATTATCCCGTTCCATGAACAGCGCTGGCAAAGACTGCGCCGTGAGGATATTGCCCTGCTCATTCAACAATCGCTGAGCGGGCTGAACCCGATCCGTACCGTCCGCGCCCAGCTGACGGATACGCTTAGACTGCACAGGCGGCGCCAAATGCACTCCCAGAAGGAGCAGGGCCAGGCTGATCTTGCCCCGTCCCACACTGCATCACAGCAGACCCATCGACGACAGGGCGTAATGTCACGGATGCGACAGATGCTGAACCGTGCCACGGAGCTGGCTGGAGGCCGCACTACTCCAGGGCAGGAAGCTTATTTGTGTTCTCTGCTCCGCAAGGTCGGTTTTGCCGATCCTGAGTATATTCTGTCATCATATCCTTTTGAACTAAGCGGAGGTATGTGCCAAAGGGTGCTGCTGGCTGCAATGTTAAGCTCCGGCCCGCGCCTCTTTATTGCCGACGAGCCCACTACAGCGCTGGATGTGATCAACCGCGACAAGGTTCTGTCATTGCTTTTACAGTTGAGAGAGGATTTCGAGCTCACTATTTTGTTAATTTCACATGATCGCCAGGGTATGAGTCGCGTAGCAGATCGAGTACTGGAGATGACCCCGGAAGGAAGGATGCAACCGTGA
- a CDS encoding nucleobase:cation symporter-2 family protein produces MLSKQKLFALGFQHVMAMYAGAIAVPLIVGGALHLTPAQMAYLVAADLFTCGIATLLQIMGTRFFGSRLPVILGCTFTAVGPIIAIASTSNLATAYGAIILSGIFVVLAAPLYGKLLRFFPTVVTGSVVTIIGLSLIPVAMNNVAGGQGSADFGQPRNLLLALVTLLVILLVNRVAKGFLRSISVLIGLFAGTVVAYAMGMVHFAPVADASWVSIAQPFYFGKPEFSIMAVCTMIIVNIVSMVESTGVYLAVGKAIDQKVEQKQIVNGLRSEGLAIMLGGIFNAFPYTAFSQNVGLISLTRVKSRNVIFAAGGIMVVLGLLPKLAALTTVIPNAVLGGAMIVMFGSVAASGMSILSEVDLRKESNLLIAACSIAVGLGSAVLPQMFDQLPSFAKMLLQNGIVSGSITAIVLNIVLARKQGESVKGVNVSEVPQKV; encoded by the coding sequence ATGTTAAGTAAACAAAAATTATTTGCGCTGGGTTTCCAGCATGTCATGGCGATGTACGCCGGAGCTATTGCTGTTCCTCTGATTGTAGGGGGAGCGCTGCACCTGACGCCAGCCCAGATGGCCTATCTAGTGGCTGCTGATTTATTCACTTGCGGGATTGCTACGTTATTACAAATTATGGGCACACGCTTTTTCGGTAGTAGACTTCCCGTCATTTTGGGCTGTACGTTTACAGCAGTAGGACCTATTATCGCGATTGCTTCGACATCAAATCTGGCGACAGCGTACGGTGCCATCATTTTGTCCGGTATATTTGTGGTGCTTGCGGCACCGTTGTATGGCAAACTGTTACGCTTTTTCCCAACAGTGGTTACCGGCTCGGTCGTTACGATTATCGGTCTATCCCTTATTCCGGTGGCGATGAACAATGTAGCGGGTGGTCAGGGCAGCGCGGATTTTGGACAGCCGCGTAATTTGCTGCTGGCGCTGGTTACACTACTGGTTATTCTGCTTGTCAATCGAGTAGCCAAGGGCTTTTTACGCTCGATTTCCGTTCTTATTGGTCTGTTCGCAGGTACTGTAGTCGCCTATGCGATGGGAATGGTGCATTTTGCTCCCGTAGCGGATGCTTCGTGGGTGAGTATTGCGCAGCCGTTTTATTTTGGCAAGCCGGAGTTTAGCATTATGGCAGTATGTACGATGATTATCGTCAATATTGTGAGCATGGTCGAGTCTACAGGGGTTTATCTGGCAGTAGGTAAAGCGATTGATCAGAAAGTGGAGCAAAAGCAAATCGTCAATGGACTTCGTTCGGAAGGACTTGCGATTATGTTGGGCGGTATTTTTAATGCGTTCCCTTACACGGCCTTCTCCCAAAATGTGGGTCTGATCTCGCTGACTCGCGTCAAATCACGTAACGTTATTTTTGCTGCGGGCGGCATCATGGTCGTCCTCGGTTTGCTGCCTAAGCTGGCTGCCTTGACGACAGTGATTCCTAACGCTGTGCTGGGCGGGGCGATGATCGTCATGTTTGGCTCGGTTGCTGCATCAGGCATGTCTATTTTGTCAGAAGTGGATCTGCGGAAAGAAAGCAATCTGCTGATTGCAGCATGCAGTATTGCCGTGGGCCTAGGCTCAGCTGTTCTGCCGCAAATGTTCGACCAACTGCCGAGCTTTGCCAAAATGCTGCTGCAAAACGGCATCGTATCTGGCTCGATTACGGCAATTGTCTTGAACATTGTTTTGGCAAGAAAACAGGGTGAATCGGTCAAAGGCGTTAATGTCTCAGAAGTTCCACAGAAGGTTTGA
- the nikB gene encoding nickel ABC transporter permease, whose protein sequence is MIRFILERVAQLPIIVFVVSTLTFILMRLAPGDPALILLTAHNVPASGEALTALRNELGLNEPLHIQYVNWLRDVFTGHWGTSYVSKESVLNELWSRLPATVELALAGFAVMAVLTLGMGLAASLKVSGPLDRLGRLFALLGSSIPSFWLGFLLIYLFSVRLGWLPSMGREDWSHLVLPALTLGAGLGTVQARVLRAQMLELSDRNFVKAARARGFSRMHILFFEIFKHAVLPMITLLGTNLSFMLAGNVIVETIFSWPGLGKYFIDAITQRDYPVIQGYVMFAAFLIVGVQCLVDVVQTVIDPRLRLR, encoded by the coding sequence ATGATTCGTTTTATATTGGAACGTGTGGCGCAGCTGCCCATCATTGTATTCGTTGTATCTACGCTGACTTTTATACTGATGAGGCTGGCCCCTGGTGACCCTGCTCTCATTTTGCTCACCGCGCATAATGTTCCTGCTTCTGGGGAGGCGCTAACCGCGCTGCGAAACGAACTGGGCTTGAATGAGCCGCTTCATATTCAATATGTGAACTGGCTGAGGGATGTGTTCACAGGACATTGGGGAACCTCGTATGTGTCCAAGGAGTCAGTGCTAAACGAACTATGGAGCAGACTGCCCGCCACGGTGGAGCTAGCTTTGGCGGGCTTTGCCGTCATGGCGGTGCTTACGCTTGGGATGGGACTGGCTGCCTCGCTAAAAGTCAGCGGTCCACTAGATCGTCTGGGCAGGCTGTTCGCTTTGCTGGGATCGTCAATTCCTTCTTTTTGGCTTGGGTTTCTGCTGATCTATCTATTTTCCGTTCGCTTGGGCTGGCTCCCATCCATGGGAAGGGAGGACTGGTCACATTTAGTACTCCCAGCGCTGACGCTTGGTGCAGGATTGGGAACGGTGCAAGCCCGTGTATTGCGTGCTCAGATGCTGGAGCTGAGTGACCGGAATTTTGTGAAGGCAGCGAGGGCTCGCGGTTTTTCACGTATGCATATTCTCTTTTTTGAGATATTTAAACATGCCGTTCTGCCTATGATCACGCTGTTAGGTACGAATCTATCATTTATGCTGGCAGGTAACGTCATCGTAGAAACCATTTTTTCATGGCCAGGGTTAGGAAAGTATTTTATAGATGCAATTACGCAGCGGGATTACCCGGTGATTCAGGGATATGTTATGTTTGCCGCGTTTTTAATTGTAGGTGTTCAGTGTTTGGTGGATGTGGTCCAGACGGTGATAGATCCAAGGCTGCGTTTGCGTTAA
- the rhaB gene encoding rhamnulokinase, which yields MNNYLAVDIGASSGRLVSATLQGEQIHLQELHRFNNSFTERNGHDYWNIDNLFDEIIQGLQKAKQNGIDSCTLGIDTWAVDYVLLNKEGHRIHEVYAYRDARTLHAPDKLHQLTSREEVYEKTGIQELNFNTLYQLFVHDREQLAQADKILMVPDYLYYRLTGIMVNEMTNASTMQLLNVNTREFDEDLLSLLQLRRNQFSELAEPGRVLGSILPELVQKYDLPDCQLILVPTHDTASAVAGVPSSREESWAYISSGTWSLLGMERSQPLNTKTAMQANYTNEWGAYGTYRFLKNIMGLWMIQEVRREGGSAHSFAELAQLASAETPFVSLVLCNQSSFLNPDSMTLEIQRFCEKTGQPVPRTPGSLARCIFDSLALSYRDALHELQHLTDETITRLHIVGGGANNELLCQLTADLLEIEVQAGPSESTAIGNIIVQLISSGALGDLKAAGRTIANSFPTRLYEPQPVEGIGELLDRWERLKIQATPLFTYLNKGVKP from the coding sequence ATGAACAACTATCTTGCTGTTGATATTGGAGCTTCAAGCGGAAGACTCGTGAGTGCAACTCTACAAGGTGAACAAATTCACTTGCAAGAACTTCATCGTTTCAACAACTCCTTTACTGAGAGGAACGGGCACGATTACTGGAATATAGACAATTTATTTGATGAGATCATCCAGGGACTGCAAAAAGCCAAACAAAATGGAATCGATTCCTGTACGCTCGGCATTGATACATGGGCTGTAGATTACGTGTTACTTAATAAGGAAGGTCATCGCATCCATGAGGTGTACGCATACCGCGACGCACGCACTCTACATGCCCCCGATAAGCTGCATCAGCTCACCAGCCGAGAAGAGGTATATGAGAAAACGGGCATCCAGGAACTAAACTTTAATACCCTATATCAACTGTTCGTCCATGATCGGGAACAACTCGCCCAAGCAGATAAAATATTGATGGTACCCGATTATCTGTACTATCGCCTGACAGGCATTATGGTCAATGAAATGACCAATGCATCCACGATGCAGCTTCTCAACGTGAACACTCGTGAGTTTGATGAGGACCTGCTCTCCCTGCTCCAACTTCGGCGCAATCAATTTTCGGAGCTGGCTGAGCCTGGACGCGTTCTGGGCTCCATCCTACCGGAGCTTGTTCAGAAATACGATCTTCCAGACTGCCAGCTCATCCTTGTGCCTACACACGATACCGCCTCAGCGGTTGCAGGTGTTCCATCATCGCGAGAGGAGTCTTGGGCTTATATCAGCAGCGGAACATGGTCGCTATTGGGTATGGAACGATCCCAACCCTTGAATACCAAGACAGCTATGCAGGCGAACTACACCAATGAATGGGGCGCTTACGGCACGTACCGTTTTTTGAAAAATATCATGGGCTTATGGATGATTCAGGAGGTTAGAAGAGAAGGTGGTTCTGCACATAGCTTTGCCGAATTGGCCCAATTGGCTTCAGCAGAGACACCGTTTGTCAGTCTCGTCCTCTGTAACCAGTCCTCTTTCTTAAATCCGGATAGTATGACCCTTGAGATTCAGAGGTTCTGTGAAAAAACCGGGCAGCCTGTCCCACGCACACCTGGCTCGCTCGCCCGCTGTATTTTTGACAGTCTTGCCTTAAGCTACCGGGATGCTTTACATGAGCTACAACATTTAACAGACGAAACGATTACCAGATTGCACATTGTCGGCGGAGGCGCTAACAACGAATTACTATGTCAGCTAACAGCCGACCTTTTAGAAATTGAGGTTCAGGCAGGACCTTCCGAATCGACGGCCATCGGCAATATTATCGTGCAATTAATCAGCTCTGGTGCTCTTGGAGATCTGAAAGCTGCTGGCCGAACCATAGCCAATTCCTTCCCGACTCGGCTATATGAGCCGCAACCGGTGGAAGGCATTGGAGAGCTTCTGGATCGCTGGGAACGCCTCAAGATACAAGCAACACCCCTATTCACATATCTCAATAAAGGAGTAAAGCCATGA
- the nikC gene encoding nickel transporter permease: protein MKKIRLSFRGSLLAGGALFGLIVLLGLLAPWAAPHDPLHVDLLNRLVPPSRKYPFGTDHLGRDVLSRLIYGIRTSVLIACAITVATLCISLPTGMLIGYVRGRVDQLIMRGIDGVLAFPDIILTVAIVGILGPGFVNMTLAIIAVRWAGYVRYIRSLVQKACQEDYVRYARLSGNSHVRILRRYVLPQVWPQLLVYAVWDIGHVVLMIAGLSFLGLGVQPPKPEWGVMLHDATSYFQVAPHVMIFPGLAIMLFVLACQLLGDHFSEKGAAK from the coding sequence ATGAAAAAGATACGGCTTTCCTTTAGAGGAAGCTTGCTGGCAGGGGGCGCACTGTTTGGCCTGATCGTGCTGCTTGGGTTGCTGGCTCCCTGGGCCGCTCCGCATGATCCTCTGCATGTGGACCTTCTGAACCGTTTGGTACCACCCAGCCGTAAATATCCTTTCGGTACGGATCATCTGGGTCGGGATGTGCTGTCACGACTCATTTATGGAATTCGGACAAGCGTATTAATCGCTTGTGCGATTACGGTAGCTACGCTGTGTATTAGTCTGCCCACAGGCATGCTCATTGGTTATGTGCGAGGACGTGTGGATCAGCTGATTATGCGGGGAATCGACGGCGTACTGGCTTTTCCCGATATTATTTTAACGGTGGCGATTGTGGGTATTTTGGGCCCGGGTTTCGTCAACATGACCTTAGCGATTATTGCAGTACGGTGGGCGGGCTATGTCCGCTATATCCGTAGTTTGGTTCAAAAAGCCTGCCAGGAGGACTATGTACGGTATGCCCGTTTGTCCGGCAATTCACACGTGCGCATACTAAGACGTTATGTATTGCCACAAGTATGGCCGCAATTATTGGTATATGCGGTATGGGATATTGGACACGTGGTGTTAATGATCGCTGGACTCTCCTTTCTTGGACTGGGTGTACAGCCGCCCAAGCCAGAGTGGGGCGTGATGCTGCATGATGCAACCTCGTATTTTCAGGTGGCTCCGCATGTTATGATCTTTCCGGGTTTGGCGATTATGCTGTTTGTGCTTGCCTGCCAGCTTCTGGGTGATCATTTTTCAGAAAAGGGGGCGGCGAAATAG